CTTGTCCAGCACGTCGGCCGATTCCTCGATGACCTGCGCGTCCACGCACCCGCCGATGGTCACCGAGCCGAGCACGCGCCCGCCCTCGCCCACCAGCATCTTCGCCCCTTCCTTGCGGGGCGTGGTGCCGCGGGTGTTGACCAGCGTGGCCACCGCCACCTTGGCCTCGCTCTTGTCCAGCTGATCCAGATGACTCGAAAGCTCGCTCATGTCTGCCTCGGCTACCTCAGCTTGAGATGCCCGGCGAGGTCCCGGAGGCTCGCCAGGTTGTGCGCGGCCGCGAAGTGGTCGACCAGGGGCAACGCCGCGGCCATGCCCCGGGTCAGGGGCTCGTAGGACGGGTTGCCCAGGAGCGGGTTCAGCCAGATCAGCCGCCCCGCCTTTCGCTTGATGGTCAGCATCTCGTTGGCGAGCAGCTCGGGCTCGCCGGTGTCCCACCCATCCGACAGCAGCAGCACGATCGTGTGCCGGTCGACGAGGTGCCCCCAGCGGGCATTGAACTCCTGGAGCGACTCCCCGATCCGGGTGCCGCCCGAGAAGTCGCGCACCTCGGTCAGCTTCGCCAGCGCCTGTCGGTACGAGGCACCCTTGAGATGCTCGGTCACGCGGGTGAGACGCGTGGAAAAGGTGAAGGTCTCCACCCGCCCGAAGACGTTCTGCAGCGCGTAGAGGAACTGGAGCAGGAACCGGCTATAGAGATCCATCGAGCCCGAAACGTCGCACAGCAGGACCAGCCGGATTTTGCGCCTCCGGCGCTCGCGGCGGCGCAGCTCGATGATCTCGCCCTTCATCAGGTTGGCCCGGATGCTCCGGCGCAGGTCGACCACGCCCCCGCGCCGGGTCGGGCGCTTGCGGCGGCTGATCCGGCGGGCCAGCCGCTTGGCGATCAGGATCGTCAGCCGCGCCACCTCGTCCAGATCCTCAACCGGGAACGCCGAAAAGTCTTGATCCATGAGGATCTCTTTGTCACTGACCCCCGGGACCTCCAACGGCTCTCCATCGTCCTCCGCCTGCTCCTCCCAGCCCTCGAGCGCCACCGACACCTTCTTCTGCGCGGCCGCCTCCGCAGCGCTGTTGCCGGCGTGCTCCTCGGGAATCGCGGCCTCCGCGGGCGTCGTCAGGCCGTCGAGCCCCTGCCCCTCGGCGGCCTGGAAGCGCCAGAAGGCCTCGAAGCAGCGGTCGAAAGCGGGAAACTCCTCGTGTCGGGCCACCAGCGTGGTGCGCAGGGCCAGGTAGACGTCCCGGCGATCGAGCAGGTCCACCGCCTCGAGCGCGCGCACGCCGTCCATCATCTCGCCGATGGTCAGGGGCAGCCCCGCCGCCCGCAGCATGTGACCGAAGCGGAGGACCGCGGTGGTGAGATCGCGCGGGCCCGCCATCCTAGCCCGCCTTGCTATCCACCGGGCTCACGAAGCGCTTGAGTCCGCTCGCGGTCAGCTCCCGCTTGAAGCGCTTGACGTCGTCGGCATCCTTGAGCACGCAGCCGAGCGTCTCCAGCACCAGCTCCTCATCGAGGT
This genomic interval from Candidatus Methylomirabilota bacterium contains the following:
- a CDS encoding VWA domain-containing protein; this encodes MAGPRDLTTAVLRFGHMLRAAGLPLTIGEMMDGVRALEAVDLLDRRDVYLALRTTLVARHEEFPAFDRCFEAFWRFQAAEGQGLDGLTTPAEAAIPEEHAGNSAAEAAAQKKVSVALEGWEEQAEDDGEPLEVPGVSDKEILMDQDFSAFPVEDLDEVARLTILIAKRLARRISRRKRPTRRGGVVDLRRSIRANLMKGEIIELRRRERRRRKIRLVLLCDVSGSMDLYSRFLLQFLYALQNVFGRVETFTFSTRLTRVTEHLKGASYRQALAKLTEVRDFSGGTRIGESLQEFNARWGHLVDRHTIVLLLSDGWDTGEPELLANEMLTIKRKAGRLIWLNPLLGNPSYEPLTRGMAAALPLVDHFAAAHNLASLRDLAGHLKLR